In Plantibacter sp. PA-3-X8, one DNA window encodes the following:
- a CDS encoding phosphotransferase family protein, whose amino-acid sequence MSRTPRPSDTMIAVAEHWAAERPAMQPGSPTITMLGAGTANEVAAVELDGGERVIVKLSPADAAGLTYERSLMAAEALALRILGRAEVPQPEIVFEATLDGRDALVMTELTGRPANSTETVPLARDVLGRTLARLHEAGRTPFHVEPDDVDIPAEAASINSATGLAEGNRFGYPFRPELQAASAADAYRLVVEAVLADALRFEVDLPVAADEIRHLIDTALPAFDSVTEPTLVHFDLWEGNLLVMPEHGAEAAQLTGVIDHERAHWADPTADLVSLALFTDVPETVAADSELLRAYRETSGRELLPDEDARIRARLWSLYLALVMVVEGVPRGYEGDWFDEHDASVRTWIGDIAASLA is encoded by the coding sequence ATGAGCCGAACCCCTCGCCCCAGTGACACCATGATCGCGGTCGCCGAGCACTGGGCGGCCGAGCGACCGGCGATGCAGCCCGGCAGCCCGACCATCACGATGCTCGGAGCGGGCACGGCGAACGAGGTCGCAGCGGTCGAACTCGACGGCGGCGAGCGCGTCATCGTGAAGCTCTCCCCCGCGGACGCGGCCGGCCTCACCTACGAGCGGTCCCTCATGGCGGCCGAGGCGCTCGCGCTCCGCATCCTCGGCCGTGCGGAGGTGCCGCAGCCGGAGATCGTCTTCGAGGCGACGCTCGACGGACGCGACGCCCTCGTGATGACCGAGCTCACCGGCCGACCGGCGAACAGCACCGAGACCGTCCCCCTCGCCCGCGACGTCCTCGGCCGCACGCTCGCCCGCCTGCACGAGGCGGGTCGCACGCCGTTCCACGTGGAACCAGACGACGTCGACATCCCGGCGGAGGCCGCGTCCATCAATTCGGCGACCGGCCTCGCCGAGGGGAACCGATTCGGCTACCCCTTCCGCCCGGAGCTTCAGGCGGCCAGTGCCGCGGACGCCTACCGGCTCGTCGTGGAGGCCGTCCTCGCCGATGCCCTGCGGTTCGAGGTCGACCTTCCGGTCGCGGCGGACGAGATCCGACACCTGATCGACACCGCGCTGCCGGCCTTCGACAGCGTGACGGAGCCGACGCTCGTCCACTTCGACCTCTGGGAGGGCAACCTCCTCGTCATGCCCGAACACGGGGCGGAGGCCGCCCAACTGACCGGCGTCATCGACCATGAGCGCGCGCACTGGGCCGACCCCACCGCCGACCTCGTCTCCCTGGCGCTCTTCACCGACGTGCCGGAGACGGTCGCCGCCGACTCGGAACTCCTCCGCGCCTACCGCGAGACGTCCGGCCGCGAGCTCCTGCCCGATGAGGACGCCCGAATTCGCGCGCGGCTGTGGTCCCTGTACCTCGCGCTCGTCATGGTGGTCGAAGGCGTCCCGCGTGGCTACGAGGGCGACTGGTTCGACGAGCACGACGCGTCGGTGCGCACGTGGATCGGTGACATCGCGGCCTCGCTCGCCTGA
- a CDS encoding MFS transporter, producing the protein MPLGLIALALGGFGIGLTEFVIMGLLPEVAADFGVSEAAAGWLISGYALAVVVGALALTAAVTRLPKKPVLLALMVLFIVGNLVSALAGDYQIMLAGRILAALSHGAFFGIGSVLAAAMVPAHKQAGAIAVMFTGLTAANVLGVPFGTLLGQHFGWRSTFWAITVIGVVAFVGILALVPKPKRDDAPASLLAELRAFRSGQVWLSIAVTVLGYGGMFGAFTYIAYTLTEVSGFASTTVPWLLILFGVGLLVGNIVGGKAADRNIDRTLIVVIAVLTVILVAFAATAQSPVATVIALVLMGGFGFATVPALQMRVMRYASAAPTLASGANIAAFNLGNALGAWLGGVTITAGLGYTSPIWAGAAITLLGLIVIIGASTAAKRSRRRPQLLQDEPTDAARQEVPRRV; encoded by the coding sequence ATGCCACTCGGTCTCATCGCCCTCGCCCTCGGCGGCTTCGGCATCGGCCTCACGGAGTTCGTCATCATGGGGCTGTTGCCCGAGGTGGCGGCCGACTTCGGCGTCTCGGAGGCCGCAGCCGGTTGGCTCATCTCCGGCTACGCCCTGGCCGTCGTCGTCGGGGCGCTCGCCCTCACCGCGGCGGTCACCCGACTGCCGAAGAAGCCCGTCCTGCTGGCCCTGATGGTGCTCTTCATCGTCGGCAACCTCGTCTCCGCACTCGCCGGCGACTACCAGATCATGCTCGCCGGCCGCATCCTCGCCGCCCTCAGCCACGGAGCGTTCTTCGGTATCGGCTCGGTCCTGGCGGCGGCGATGGTCCCCGCCCACAAACAGGCCGGCGCGATCGCGGTCATGTTCACCGGCCTCACCGCGGCGAACGTGCTCGGCGTCCCGTTCGGCACGCTGCTCGGCCAGCACTTCGGCTGGCGCTCGACCTTCTGGGCCATCACGGTGATCGGGGTCGTCGCCTTCGTCGGCATCCTGGCACTCGTGCCGAAGCCGAAGCGTGACGACGCCCCGGCATCGCTCCTCGCCGAGCTGCGCGCGTTCCGCTCCGGCCAGGTCTGGCTCTCGATCGCTGTCACGGTCCTCGGCTACGGCGGCATGTTCGGTGCGTTCACCTACATCGCGTACACACTCACGGAGGTCAGCGGCTTCGCCTCGACCACGGTGCCGTGGCTCCTCATCCTCTTCGGCGTCGGGCTCCTGGTCGGCAACATCGTGGGTGGCAAGGCGGCCGACCGGAACATCGACCGGACGCTCATCGTCGTCATCGCGGTGCTGACCGTGATCCTGGTCGCCTTCGCCGCGACCGCACAGTCGCCCGTCGCCACCGTGATCGCCCTCGTCCTCATGGGCGGCTTCGGATTCGCGACCGTCCCCGCGTTGCAGATGCGGGTCATGCGGTACGCGTCGGCCGCTCCCACGCTCGCCTCGGGAGCGAACATCGCCGCGTTCAACCTCGGCAACGCGCTCGGCGCCTGGCTCGGCGGCGTCACGATCACCGCCGGTCTCGGCTACACCTCGCCGATCTGGGCCGGTGCGGCCATCACCCTGCTCGGCCTGATCGTCATCATCGGTGCGTCCACCGCCGCGAAGCGCTCCCGTCGTCGTCCACAACTCCTGCAGGATGAGCCCACCGACGCCGCCCGCCAGGAGGTCCCGCGCCGCGTGTGA
- a CDS encoding MarR family winged helix-turn-helix transcriptional regulator produces MGIADDAVEIRAQGWRTLAALYGSIESDLERALQTEARLSVVEYTVLDALGRQDGWHMRMQQLARATALSPSATTRLVNRLEDRALLTRVLCADDRRGVYTELTAAGKALLEEARPVHDRALEESLTTAESLPELAPLVEAIHRLEPVATIA; encoded by the coding sequence ATGGGCATCGCCGACGACGCTGTTGAGATCCGCGCGCAGGGGTGGCGGACGCTCGCCGCCCTCTACGGATCGATCGAGTCCGATCTGGAACGCGCGCTGCAGACCGAGGCCCGGCTCTCCGTGGTCGAGTACACCGTGCTCGACGCCCTGGGGCGCCAGGACGGCTGGCACATGCGCATGCAGCAGCTCGCCCGCGCGACGGCCCTGTCGCCGAGCGCGACCACCCGGCTCGTCAACCGCCTCGAGGACCGCGCGCTCCTCACCCGCGTGCTGTGCGCCGACGATCGCCGAGGGGTCTACACCGAGCTCACGGCGGCCGGGAAGGCGCTGCTCGAGGAGGCCCGACCGGTGCACGATCGCGCCCTCGAGGAGTCGCTCACCACCGCGGAGTCGCTCCCGGAACTCGCACCGCTCGTGGAGGCGATCCACCGGCTGGAGCCCGTCGCCACCATCGCTTGA
- a CDS encoding DMT family transporter, which yields MSAAAPNTRVTALVAPGSGRVLGAYLGAALIWGASFLFMKTGLTGLAPAQVALSRVVLGALTLCIIMLVTRRRWPRERRLWAHLAVVSVFLCVAPFLLFSWAGQFLPSGLSSILNATTPIMTLAVGAVFLPKERLNGLQVFGIFVGALGVAIVVGPWRVLADPAILESIPAQLACLGATLCYGIAFVYLRKFVLGTHSYDAVVISAVEISLAAVIMLVLSPFIAMQPVSLDAPVVLSMLALGALGTGVAYIWMTTIVDSWGPTAASTVTYLTPLVGVVLGILVLGEILHWNEPVGGVIVVLGILVSQGRLRLRRRTPPLSA from the coding sequence ATGAGCGCCGCAGCACCGAACACCCGTGTCACCGCGCTCGTCGCGCCAGGGTCCGGCAGGGTGCTGGGCGCCTATCTCGGTGCCGCGCTCATCTGGGGTGCCAGCTTCCTCTTCATGAAGACCGGCCTGACCGGGCTCGCTCCGGCGCAGGTCGCCCTGTCCCGCGTGGTGCTCGGCGCCTTGACGCTCTGCATCATCATGCTCGTCACCCGACGCCGCTGGCCGCGAGAGCGTCGGCTCTGGGCGCACCTCGCCGTCGTCTCCGTCTTCCTCTGCGTCGCCCCGTTCCTCCTGTTCTCCTGGGCGGGACAGTTCCTGCCGTCCGGCCTGTCGAGCATCCTTAACGCGACCACGCCGATCATGACGCTCGCCGTCGGCGCCGTGTTCCTCCCGAAGGAACGGCTGAACGGCCTGCAGGTGTTCGGCATCTTCGTCGGCGCCCTCGGCGTCGCGATCGTCGTCGGCCCCTGGCGCGTCCTGGCCGACCCGGCGATCCTCGAGTCCATCCCGGCTCAGCTCGCCTGCCTCGGCGCGACCCTCTGCTACGGCATCGCCTTCGTCTACCTCCGGAAGTTCGTCCTCGGCACCCACAGCTACGACGCGGTCGTCATCTCCGCCGTGGAGATCTCGCTCGCCGCGGTCATCATGCTCGTGCTCTCGCCGTTCATCGCGATGCAGCCGGTGTCGCTCGACGCCCCGGTCGTCCTCAGCATGCTCGCCCTCGGAGCACTCGGTACCGGCGTCGCCTACATCTGGATGACGACGATCGTCGACTCCTGGGGCCCGACGGCGGCGTCCACCGTCACGTACCTCACGCCCCTGGTCGGTGTCGTCCTCGGCATCCTCGTGCTCGGTGAGATCCTGCACTGGAACGAGCCGGTCGGCGGCGTGATCGTCGTGCTCGGCATCCTCGTGAGCCAGGGCCGGCTCCGGCTCCGGCGGCGCACGCCCCCACTCTCGGCATAG
- a CDS encoding carbon-nitrogen hydrolase family protein: MRIASGQFSAGTDIDENLASVVALLGEAAAGGAELLVLPEMSSYATSEPPSALAAIAQPLDGPFITGVAAAAAARSLPTVVGTIEENPDGLPYNTLVAIDAEGDITATYRKVHLYDAFGYAESDGISAGELTEPFVLELGDLRIGAFTCYDLRFPESARRLIDAGANVILLPAMWIVGPGKEDAWTTLVRARAIENTAYVVSANQTGPLATGNSIIVDPAGVVIAAAGEAPGVVFAELDPARLDAVRARVPSLANRRFTVVPRTAE, from the coding sequence ATGCGCATCGCATCCGGGCAGTTCTCCGCCGGAACGGACATCGACGAGAACCTCGCCAGCGTGGTCGCCCTGCTCGGTGAGGCCGCGGCGGGTGGCGCCGAACTGCTCGTGCTGCCGGAGATGAGCAGCTACGCCACCTCGGAGCCGCCGAGCGCGCTCGCCGCGATCGCCCAACCACTCGACGGACCCTTCATCACTGGCGTCGCCGCCGCAGCCGCCGCGCGCTCCCTCCCGACGGTCGTCGGCACCATCGAGGAGAACCCCGACGGGTTGCCCTACAACACGCTCGTGGCGATCGACGCCGAGGGGGACATCACCGCGACGTACCGGAAGGTGCACCTCTACGACGCCTTCGGGTACGCGGAGAGCGACGGCATCTCGGCCGGCGAGCTCACCGAACCGTTCGTCCTCGAGCTCGGCGACCTCCGCATCGGTGCCTTCACCTGCTACGACCTCCGCTTCCCGGAGAGCGCGCGGCGTCTCATCGACGCCGGCGCCAACGTCATCCTGCTGCCCGCGATGTGGATCGTCGGCCCCGGCAAGGAGGACGCCTGGACGACCCTCGTGCGCGCCCGGGCCATCGAGAACACCGCCTACGTCGTGAGCGCCAACCAGACCGGCCCGCTCGCCACCGGGAACTCGATCATCGTCGACCCGGCCGGCGTCGTCATCGCCGCCGCCGGCGAGGCGCCCGGGGTGGTCTTCGCCGAGCTCGATCCGGCGCGACTCGACGCCGTCCGTGCGCGGGTGCCCTCGCTCGCCAACCGCCGGTTCACCGTGGTCCCGCGGACCGCCGAATGA
- a CDS encoding M20/M25/M40 family metallo-hydrolase, translating into MSVGERVSDPVGLSEVVSITRDLIRIDTSNYGGGRAVGESRAADLVERLLGEVGIVCERFEAEPGRTNLVARWPGRDRTLPGLLLHGHLDVVPVDAAAWTVDPFGGEIADGMLWGRGAVDMKNMVAMIVASVRRMVTAGEQPERDVVLAFFADEEAGCVLGSQWMVEHHPEQFAGVRDAISEGGGYSVTLGERADTRAYLLNTGEKGVLWLRLTAHGAAGHASLASQDSAIVKLAAAVGRIGALDWPVSFTETTTHLFQRLRELTGASSELSPFELAALVGPSASRLRAGLQNVANVTMISGGYKENVIPESATATVDARFLPGQRDEVIARIREAAGEGVDVEVQLELIAMESPNDGELVSVIEAVIERHDPGATVLPHLIPGGTDAKALSRLGITGYGFIPLRLPADFDFPGMFHGVDERVPLDALDFGCAVLTDIIRSV; encoded by the coding sequence ATGAGCGTGGGCGAGCGCGTGAGCGACCCGGTCGGTCTCTCGGAGGTCGTCTCCATCACGCGCGACCTCATCCGGATCGACACCTCGAACTACGGCGGCGGGCGTGCCGTCGGCGAGTCCCGCGCGGCCGACCTCGTCGAACGCCTGCTCGGTGAGGTCGGGATCGTGTGCGAGCGCTTCGAGGCCGAGCCTGGCAGGACGAACCTCGTGGCACGGTGGCCAGGTCGTGACCGCACCCTGCCCGGCCTCCTGCTGCACGGGCACCTCGACGTCGTCCCGGTCGACGCGGCAGCATGGACGGTCGACCCGTTCGGTGGCGAGATCGCCGACGGCATGCTGTGGGGCCGCGGTGCCGTCGACATGAAGAACATGGTGGCGATGATCGTCGCGTCGGTCCGGCGCATGGTGACGGCGGGGGAGCAGCCCGAGCGAGACGTCGTCCTGGCGTTCTTCGCCGATGAGGAGGCCGGGTGCGTCCTCGGCTCGCAGTGGATGGTGGAGCACCACCCGGAGCAGTTCGCCGGCGTCCGCGACGCGATCAGCGAGGGCGGCGGGTACAGCGTCACCCTCGGCGAACGAGCCGACACCCGCGCCTACCTGCTCAACACCGGCGAGAAGGGCGTGCTCTGGTTGCGACTGACCGCCCACGGTGCCGCCGGTCACGCCTCGCTCGCGAGCCAGGATTCGGCGATCGTCAAGCTCGCCGCCGCGGTCGGCCGGATCGGCGCGCTCGACTGGCCGGTGTCGTTCACCGAGACCACGACGCACCTGTTCCAGCGGCTGCGTGAACTGACCGGAGCGTCCTCCGAGCTGTCGCCGTTCGAACTCGCCGCCCTCGTCGGCCCGAGTGCGTCGCGGCTGCGCGCCGGCCTGCAGAACGTGGCGAACGTCACCATGATCTCCGGCGGGTACAAGGAGAACGTGATCCCCGAGTCCGCGACCGCGACGGTCGACGCCCGGTTCCTGCCCGGCCAGCGGGACGAGGTCATCGCGCGCATCCGCGAGGCGGCAGGCGAGGGGGTCGACGTCGAGGTCCAGCTGGAACTCATCGCGATGGAGTCGCCGAACGACGGTGAGCTCGTCTCGGTGATCGAAGCGGTCATCGAGCGGCACGATCCCGGTGCGACCGTGCTCCCGCACCTCATCCCCGGCGGCACCGACGCGAAGGCGCTCAGCCGGCTCGGCATCACGGGGTACGGGTTCATCCCGCTCAGGTTGCCGGCGGACTTCGACTTCCCCGGGATGTTCCACGGCGTCGACGAACGTGTGCCACTCGACGCGCTCGACTTCGGCTGCGCGGTGCTCACGGACATCATCCGCTCCGTCTGA